A region from the Paraurantiacibacter namhicola genome encodes:
- a CDS encoding metallopeptidase family protein — protein sequence MRQPFGTAPSLAQMQAMADAALAALPPQFAAHLGDIVTQVQDFAEEDVLAELELESAYELSGLYSGIAMTEKSVEHSGAMPDRVFLYRIPILLEWAERGDVTLEHLVHHVLVHEIGHHFGLSDEDMHALEDMAG from the coding sequence ATGAGACAGCCGTTCGGAACCGCGCCCTCGCTGGCGCAGATGCAGGCCATGGCAGACGCCGCGCTGGCCGCCCTGCCTCCGCAATTTGCCGCGCATCTGGGCGACATCGTCACGCAGGTGCAGGACTTCGCGGAAGAGGATGTGCTGGCCGAGCTGGAGCTGGAAAGCGCCTATGAGCTTTCGGGCCTCTATTCCGGCATTGCCATGACCGAAAAGAGCGTCGAGCATTCCGGCGCCATGCCGGACCGTGTCTTCCTCTACCGCATCCCCATCCTGCTGGAATGGGCCGAGCGCGGCGACGTGACGCTGGAGCATCTGGTTCACCATGTGCTGGTGCACGAGATCGGCCATCACTTCGGCCTGTCGGACGAGGACATGCACGCGCTGGAGGATATGGCTGGTTAG
- a CDS encoding glycosyl hydrolase family 28-related protein, translated as MATFGMGKVMKFGVLGGAVSAAALGMAAAAGAAAGPGIPKLLTDPKTIADNYLPDFSYAGYGYGVKPIPRVDAMIDVADYGAIPDDGLDDSVALKAALAAAHEAEGPVRVQMHSGRYQLTEILWIEKSGIVLAGMGSGAGGTQLYMPRPLNQIDGGGAFDEIKEYLVRYDKRERQKGQNLDVLFSPYSWTGGFIWTRFPGGRHATYLEELDRPIENLGNIARGKRGTMELTLGGTGNVSVGDVVQINWHNRAGENGPLIQAIYGDFDGTIGSRHWEFPERPLVRQATKITAVKGNRITIADPLLHDISSAVPANFARWDHISEVGLQDFSLIFPDNPYFGHHNEAGYNGVYFTGVYNGWISNVHIKDADSAVLTDDLANVTIRNILTYGDHKAHYAVHVGNVHNVLVDNMTVRNPTQHTFSFNTQSTKSVYKDSEGWHEPTLDQHAGANHQNLYDNITVHVRPDGTAEDGSPQVYLFRAGGAGYWKPGHGGFNTIWNLKVLAEGDVAPGQELVVLEDSGGPMARVVGLHGNRPLRLDYRPDPYTEMLGMKVTSVPSLYEWQRARR; from the coding sequence ATGGCCACATTCGGCATGGGCAAGGTGATGAAATTCGGCGTGCTTGGCGGTGCGGTGTCCGCAGCGGCGCTGGGCATGGCGGCGGCAGCAGGCGCGGCGGCAGGCCCGGGCATCCCCAAGTTGCTGACCGACCCGAAGACCATCGCGGACAATTACCTGCCGGACTTCTCCTATGCCGGTTACGGCTATGGCGTGAAGCCCATTCCGCGCGTGGACGCGATGATCGACGTGGCGGATTACGGGGCGATACCCGATGACGGATTGGATGACAGCGTAGCCCTGAAGGCCGCCCTTGCCGCCGCGCACGAGGCCGAGGGCCCGGTTCGGGTGCAGATGCATTCCGGCCGTTACCAGCTGACCGAGATCCTCTGGATCGAGAAGAGCGGCATCGTGCTTGCCGGCATGGGCAGCGGCGCTGGCGGCACGCAATTGTACATGCCCCGCCCGCTGAACCAGATCGACGGGGGCGGCGCCTTCGACGAAATCAAGGAATACCTCGTCCGCTATGACAAGCGGGAGCGGCAGAAAGGCCAGAATCTGGATGTGCTGTTCTCGCCCTATAGCTGGACGGGCGGCTTCATCTGGACCCGCTTCCCCGGCGGTCGCCATGCGACATATCTGGAAGAGCTCGATCGCCCGATCGAGAATCTCGGCAATATCGCACGCGGGAAGCGCGGGACCATGGAACTGACGCTGGGCGGCACTGGCAATGTCTCAGTGGGCGACGTGGTGCAGATCAACTGGCACAACCGGGCGGGCGAGAACGGCCCGCTGATCCAGGCCATCTATGGCGATTTCGACGGGACTATCGGCTCGCGCCACTGGGAATTTCCGGAGCGCCCGCTCGTGCGGCAGGCCACGAAGATCACCGCCGTGAAGGGCAACCGCATCACCATCGCGGACCCGCTGCTGCACGACATTTCCTCCGCCGTGCCGGCCAATTTCGCGCGCTGGGACCACATCAGCGAAGTCGGCCTGCAGGACTTCAGCCTGATCTTCCCGGATAACCCCTATTTCGGGCACCATAACGAAGCCGGCTATAACGGCGTCTATTTCACCGGCGTCTACAATGGCTGGATCAGCAATGTGCATATCAAGGATGCCGACAGCGCCGTCCTGACGGACGACCTGGCCAACGTCACCATCCGCAACATCCTGACTTATGGCGACCACAAGGCGCATTACGCGGTGCATGTCGGTAATGTGCACAATGTGCTGGTGGACAACATGACCGTGCGCAATCCCACGCAGCACACCTTCAGCTTCAATACCCAGTCCACCAAGTCGGTCTACAAGGATTCCGAAGGCTGGCACGAACCGACGCTGGACCAGCATGCCGGCGCCAACCACCAGAACCTGTATGACAATATCACCGTTCATGTTCGGCCGGACGGCACGGCGGAAGACGGCAGCCCGCAGGTCTACCTGTTCCGGGCCGGGGGCGCGGGATATTGGAAGCCGGGCCATGGCGGCTTTAACACCATCTGGAACCTGAAGGTGCTGGCCGAAGGCGACGTTGCTCCGGGGCAGGAGCTGGTGGTGCTGGAGGATTCCGGCGGCCCGATGGCCCGTGTGGTCGGCCTGCATGGCAACCGCCCGCTGCGCCTGGATTACCGCCCGGACCCCTATACCGAGATGCTGGGCATGAAGGTGACGAGCGTGCCCTCGCTCTACGAATGGCAACGCGCGCGCCGCTGA
- a CDS encoding DUF1905 domain-containing protein — MSETLTQTGPLWRWQAEAGGSWHFLTVDGDGAHQVAAHEAQRRLELGRARGSGSVKVRARCGASEWQTSLFPSKEHAGYLLPVKKSVRTAEGVAAGDEMTVHLTLV, encoded by the coding sequence ATGAGCGAGACGCTGACGCAGACAGGGCCGCTCTGGCGCTGGCAGGCGGAAGCTGGCGGGAGCTGGCATTTCCTCACCGTGGACGGCGACGGGGCGCATCAGGTCGCGGCGCATGAAGCGCAACGGCGGCTGGAACTGGGCAGGGCCCGCGGCTCCGGATCGGTGAAAGTGCGTGCGCGGTGCGGGGCCAGCGAGTGGCAGACCTCGCTATTCCCCAGCAAGGAGCACGCGGGCTATTTGCTGCCGGTAAAGAAGTCGGTGCGCACGGCCGAAGGCGTGGCCGCCGGCGATGAGATGACGGTCCACCTCACGCTCGTATAG
- a CDS encoding lasso peptide biosynthesis B2 protein — protein sequence MTTPDIRRKLAVLRMWARVLAMHGAVRLVGLARVQGWIGAPEGTGGNDALRESRRIASHVHAIERRMPRLLAGNCLSRSLALSRTLVRAGIPHELVIGAAPEGEPFAAHAWVEHDGIPLNEAGDVGHRFRRMG from the coding sequence TTGACCACTCCAGATATCCGGCGAAAGCTCGCGGTCCTGCGGATGTGGGCGCGCGTGCTGGCCATGCATGGCGCGGTTCGCCTGGTCGGGCTGGCGCGGGTGCAGGGCTGGATCGGCGCCCCGGAAGGGACCGGCGGGAATGATGCGCTGCGCGAGTCCCGCCGCATTGCCAGCCATGTCCATGCCATAGAGCGCCGCATGCCGCGCTTGCTTGCGGGGAACTGCCTCTCGCGCTCGCTTGCCCTGTCGCGGACGCTGGTGCGGGCTGGCATCCCGCACGAACTGGTCATCGGGGCGGCGCCGGAAGGTGAACCATTCGCGGCCCATGCCTGGGTGGAGCATGACGGCATACCGCTGAACGAGGCGGGCGATGTGGGGCATCGGTTTCGCCGCATGGGGTGA
- a CDS encoding potassium channel family protein, with amino-acid sequence MSADKRKPVLVIGLGRFGSAVATTLERMGHEVLGADVSAELVQGHAEGLTQVVEADCTDFTCLQRLGAAEFESAVVGIGSDIEASVLTVLALTDLGVPNIWAKATNEKHGRILERTGAHHVVYPESRMGERVARLLNERLMDFIDFGDNYGIAKLAAPAPVVGLPLMTSDCRKRFDVTVVGVKREGEDFIHAVPDTLILPGDVLVISGHIEQIEAFAAMD; translated from the coding sequence TTGTCGGCTGACAAACGAAAGCCCGTCCTGGTCATCGGCCTCGGCCGCTTCGGCAGCGCCGTTGCCACCACGCTGGAGCGGATGGGCCACGAAGTGCTGGGCGCCGATGTGAGCGCGGAGCTCGTGCAGGGACATGCCGAAGGGCTGACGCAGGTGGTGGAGGCGGATTGCACCGACTTCACCTGCCTGCAGCGCCTGGGCGCGGCGGAGTTCGAGAGCGCCGTGGTGGGCATCGGCAGCGATATCGAAGCGAGCGTGCTGACCGTGCTGGCGCTCACCGACCTTGGCGTGCCCAACATCTGGGCCAAGGCGACGAACGAGAAGCACGGCCGCATACTGGAGCGGACCGGCGCGCATCACGTGGTCTATCCCGAAAGCCGCATGGGCGAGCGCGTCGCGCGGCTGCTGAATGAGCGGCTGATGGACTTCATCGACTTCGGCGACAATTACGGCATCGCCAAGCTTGCCGCGCCAGCCCCCGTGGTGGGCCTGCCGCTGATGACCAGCGATTGCCGCAAGAGATTCGACGTGACCGTGGTGGGCGTGAAGCGGGAAGGCGAAGATTTCATCCACGCCGTGCCCGACACGCTGATCCTGCCCGGCGACGTGCTGGTCATCTCCGGCCACATCGAACAGATCGAGGCCTTCGCCGCGATGGATTGA
- a CDS encoding aldehyde dehydrogenase (NADP(+)) — MELQARNLIGAASVQGEGEAFTAFDTGRGEERTPQYRSATSELLEQACAGAHQAARVFADSDRALRARLLETIAANLGNMEDAIVVHATSETGLPEARIRGELARTISQLRLFSGVLTDGAYLDIRVDDALPDRAPPRPDLRVINRPLGPVAVFGASNFPLAFSVAGGDTASALAAGCPVVVKAHPAHPATSELAGRAIQQAVAECGLPGGVFSLLFEAGIEIGQALVADERIRAVGFTGSRKGGLALMQIAQSRTEPIPVYAEMSAINPVVLMPGALAERGADIGQAFAAAQTNGAGQFCTNPGLVVALEGEGVTRFIEGVAQAYAAMEPAPMLTRGIHAAYCEGLSRMADHAGVRIAAQAPEGAQFTSRPTLLQTNAETFLGDDALSHELFGAASLLVMCRNEAELHRVLHSLEGQLTGAVHVADSDLDAARAVARILEETTGRVIFNGFGTGVEVADAIIHGGPFPATSDGRTTSVGSLAIARFLRPICYQGVPQSLLPADLQDAALARLPHRRNGKMLLPE, encoded by the coding sequence ATGGAATTGCAGGCCAGGAACCTGATTGGCGCCGCCAGTGTGCAGGGGGAGGGCGAAGCGTTCACAGCTTTCGACACCGGGCGCGGCGAGGAGAGAACGCCGCAGTACCGCTCCGCCACCAGCGAGCTCCTGGAGCAGGCCTGCGCCGGGGCGCATCAAGCGGCGCGCGTGTTTGCCGACAGCGACCGGGCCCTGCGCGCGCGCTTGCTCGAGACGATCGCCGCCAATCTGGGCAATATGGAAGATGCCATCGTCGTCCATGCCACCAGCGAGACCGGCCTTCCGGAAGCGCGCATCCGCGGCGAACTGGCGCGGACCATTTCGCAGCTGCGGCTGTTTTCCGGCGTTCTGACGGACGGCGCTTACCTCGACATTCGCGTGGATGATGCCTTGCCCGATCGTGCGCCCCCCAGGCCCGATCTGCGCGTTATCAATCGTCCGCTGGGGCCAGTGGCCGTGTTCGGCGCAAGCAACTTCCCGCTCGCCTTCAGCGTGGCGGGCGGCGACACTGCATCGGCGCTGGCGGCTGGCTGCCCGGTGGTGGTGAAGGCGCATCCGGCGCACCCTGCCACGTCCGAGCTGGCCGGGCGCGCGATCCAGCAGGCCGTGGCCGAATGCGGGCTTCCGGGCGGGGTGTTCTCCCTGCTTTTCGAAGCCGGTATCGAGATCGGCCAGGCGCTGGTTGCCGACGAAAGGATCAGGGCCGTGGGCTTCACCGGGTCGCGCAAGGGCGGGCTGGCACTCATGCAGATTGCGCAGTCGCGGACGGAACCGATCCCCGTCTATGCCGAGATGAGTGCGATCAATCCGGTGGTCCTGATGCCCGGCGCGCTGGCAGAGCGCGGCGCGGACATCGGACAGGCCTTTGCGGCCGCGCAGACGAATGGGGCTGGCCAGTTCTGCACCAACCCTGGCCTCGTGGTGGCGCTGGAAGGCGAGGGTGTGACACGCTTTATCGAAGGGGTCGCGCAGGCCTATGCCGCGATGGAGCCGGCCCCGATGCTGACACGCGGCATCCATGCGGCCTATTGCGAGGGCCTATCGCGCATGGCGGATCATGCCGGCGTCCGCATTGCCGCGCAGGCACCCGAAGGTGCGCAATTCACGAGCCGTCCCACGCTGCTGCAGACCAATGCCGAGACCTTCTTGGGCGACGATGCGCTTTCGCATGAGCTGTTCGGTGCGGCATCGCTGCTGGTCATGTGTCGTAACGAGGCGGAGCTCCACCGCGTGCTGCACTCGCTCGAAGGGCAGCTGACCGGGGCCGTGCACGTGGCGGATAGCGACCTGGACGCGGCGCGCGCTGTGGCGCGGATCCTGGAGGAGACGACGGGCCGCGTAATCTTCAACGGCTTCGGCACGGGGGTGGAAGTGGCGGATGCCATCATCCACGGCGGTCCGTTCCCTGCCACCAGTGACGGCCGAACGACCTCCGTCGGGAGCCTTGCCATCGCGCGCTTCCTGCGCCCCATCTGCTATCAGGGCGTGCCCCAGTCACTGCTTCCGGCTGACTTGCAGGATGCGGCTCTGGCGCGCCTGCCGCACCGGCGGAACGGGAAAATGCTGCTGCCTGAATAG
- a CDS encoding sugar porter family MFS transporter gives MESGKTTNMPLVIAIVSVATIGGFLFGFDSGVINGTVDGLRLAFDSDDVGTGFNVASMLLGCAVGAFVAGRLADVIGRKKTLLIAAACFIVSAWGSGIAGSSTEFVIYRIIGGFAVGAASVLAPAYISEVTPAHLRGRLSSVQQIMIIIGLTVAFLSNYLLAEFAGASTAQFWMGYEAWRWMFWIELLPATIFLVALLFIPESPRYLVSREEKAKAEGVLSRLFGGDFARRKLGEIEQSLASDHKPRLSDLLDRGSGKIRTIVWVGIGLAVFQQLVGINVVFYYGAVLWQAVGFSESDALKINILSGSISIAACLAAIALIDRIGRKPLLLIGSVGMAITLTIMALAFMSGSLVDGTLELSDNAGVAALVAANVYVAFFNFSWGPVMWVMLGEMFPNQIRGSGLAVSGFAQWIANFGITMTFPIMLATIGLTGAYGFYAISAAISVVFVWMMVKETRGRELEDMEG, from the coding sequence ATGGAATCCGGCAAGACGACGAACATGCCGCTGGTGATCGCGATCGTATCGGTCGCGACGATCGGTGGCTTCCTGTTCGGTTTCGACAGCGGCGTGATCAACGGGACCGTGGATGGCCTGCGCCTTGCGTTCGATTCCGACGATGTCGGAACGGGTTTCAACGTCGCATCCATGCTGCTGGGCTGCGCAGTCGGTGCTTTCGTGGCCGGCCGGCTGGCCGATGTGATCGGGCGCAAGAAGACGCTGCTGATCGCGGCGGCCTGCTTCATCGTCAGCGCGTGGGGTTCGGGCATTGCCGGCTCCTCTACCGAATTCGTAATTTACCGGATCATCGGCGGTTTCGCGGTGGGCGCGGCGAGCGTGCTGGCCCCGGCCTATATCTCCGAAGTGACGCCCGCGCACTTGCGCGGGCGGCTCTCCAGCGTGCAGCAGATCATGATCATCATCGGCCTGACTGTCGCCTTCCTGTCCAATTACCTGCTGGCAGAATTTGCCGGTGCCTCGACCGCCCAGTTCTGGATGGGTTACGAAGCCTGGCGCTGGATGTTCTGGATCGAACTGCTGCCCGCCACGATCTTCCTGGTCGCGCTGCTCTTCATCCCCGAAAGCCCGCGCTACCTCGTCTCGCGCGAGGAAAAGGCGAAGGCCGAAGGCGTGCTCAGCCGCCTGTTCGGAGGTGACTTCGCGCGGCGTAAGTTGGGCGAGATCGAGCAATCCCTCGCCAGCGACCACAAGCCGCGCCTGTCCGACCTGCTGGATCGTGGCAGCGGCAAGATCCGCACCATCGTGTGGGTCGGCATCGGGCTGGCCGTGTTCCAGCAGCTCGTCGGCATCAATGTCGTCTTCTACTACGGCGCCGTGCTTTGGCAGGCGGTAGGCTTCAGCGAGAGCGATGCGCTGAAGATCAACATCCTGTCCGGCTCCATCTCCATCGCGGCATGCCTCGCCGCCATCGCATTGATCGACCGGATCGGGCGCAAGCCGCTGCTGCTGATCGGCTCGGTCGGCATGGCCATCACGCTCACCATCATGGCGCTAGCCTTCATGAGCGGCTCGCTGGTGGACGGCACGCTTGAGCTGTCGGACAATGCGGGTGTTGCCGCGCTTGTTGCTGCCAATGTCTATGTTGCCTTCTTCAACTTCAGCTGGGGCCCGGTGATGTGGGTGATGCTGGGCGAGATGTTCCCCAACCAGATCCGCGGATCCGGCCTGGCGGTGAGCGGCTTTGCCCAGTGGATCGCCAATTTCGGCATTACCATGACCTTCCCCATCATGCTGGCGACGATCGGCCTGACGGGGGCCTACGGCTTCTATGCCATCAGCGCGGCGATCTCTGTCGTCTTCGTGTGGATGATGGTGAAGGAAACCCGCGGCCGCGAGCTGGAGGACATGGAAGGCTGA
- a CDS encoding peptidylprolyl isomerase, with translation MTKRLLAAAAASALSLAICAPIAAQDAPEPPTPNSVIAEATAEEWRAIDPADLLVMRLSDAPDGSRREVVIQLLPEPFSAGWTQNIRSLAAARFWDGTSVYRVVDNWVAQWGDGEDDKALAKPLPDTLTVVPESDYVTATIRDPEGVRDYVMVPSDNGPRRAEIVINPYIDSYSITGFVDGWPVGLDDEGGRTAWPVHCYASVGVARDLTPNTGTGAELYAVIGHGPRQLDRNIAVVGRVIEGVEHLAMLPRGSGGAGVYAEGEPHTPIEWVRMGDELEAGLYDFEYLDTASETFGKYVSVRANRTDSFYIQPAGGVDLCNIQVPIRRTAG, from the coding sequence ATGACGAAACGCCTGCTCGCCGCCGCTGCGGCCTCCGCCCTGTCCCTTGCCATCTGCGCCCCGATTGCCGCGCAGGACGCGCCGGAACCGCCCACGCCAAACAGCGTGATCGCCGAGGCGACGGCAGAGGAATGGCGCGCCATCGACCCGGCGGACCTGCTGGTCATGCGGCTGTCCGATGCGCCCGACGGATCGCGGCGCGAAGTGGTGATCCAGCTGCTGCCCGAACCCTTCAGCGCGGGCTGGACGCAGAACATCCGCAGCCTTGCCGCCGCCCGCTTCTGGGACGGGACGAGCGTGTACCGCGTGGTCGATAACTGGGTGGCGCAATGGGGCGACGGCGAGGATGACAAGGCGCTGGCCAAGCCCCTGCCCGATACGCTCACCGTGGTGCCGGAAAGCGATTACGTGACCGCCACGATCCGCGATCCCGAAGGCGTGCGCGACTATGTGATGGTGCCTTCCGATAACGGCCCGCGCCGCGCGGAGATCGTCATCAATCCGTATATCGACAGCTACAGCATCACCGGCTTCGTCGATGGCTGGCCGGTGGGCCTGGATGACGAAGGCGGGCGCACCGCCTGGCCCGTCCACTGCTATGCCAGCGTGGGCGTGGCGCGCGACCTGACGCCCAATACCGGGACAGGCGCCGAGCTCTACGCCGTCATCGGCCACGGCCCGCGCCAGCTCGACCGCAACATCGCGGTGGTTGGCCGGGTGATCGAGGGGGTGGAACATCTCGCCATGCTGCCACGCGGCAGCGGCGGAGCCGGCGTCTATGCCGAGGGCGAGCCGCACACTCCCATCGAATGGGTCCGCATGGGCGACGAGCTTGAAGCCGGCCTCTACGATTTCGAATATCTCGACACCGCCAGCGAAACCTTCGGCAAATATGTGAGCGTGCGCGCCAACCGCACGGACAGTTTCTACATCCAGCCCGCAGGCGGCGTGGACCTGTGCAACATCCAAGTCCCCATCCGCCGCACCGCTGGATGA
- a CDS encoding RelA/SpoT family protein: protein MLRQYELIERVKAYDPDADEAMLNRAYVFTVQKHGSQKRASGDPYFSHPIEVAGLMTDLKLDQETIATALLHDTVEDTLATIQDIEDNFGPDVARLVDGVTKLSKIEQMPENERAAENLRKFLLAMSEDLRVLLVKLADRLHNMRTLHFIKNPEKRRRIARETMDIYAPLAERVGMYEYMREMQSLAFEQLEPEGYATLTKRLEQIREQDGGQVDAIALTIKHALADTGLQVEVSGREKQPFSIWRKMAERHVSFEQITDIFAFRVICESEADCYAALGVLHTVWQFIPGRFKDYISTPKNNGYRSIHTSLIYENSMRVEVQIRTRDMHRLNEFGLAAHWAYKQVDRPDGQVGWLRDLIEIVDASHDAEELLEHTRMAVYQDRIFAFTPKGALFQLPKGATPVDFAFAVHTDLGAQTVGAKINGRHVPLRTVLDNGDVVEIIKGPDAAPQLSWLGFVATGKARASIRRAVRLKERDEVAEIGRMLFDDISARLPAKIGKKALRDAVKRLEMEDEEELMFAIGAAKVSDREVMEALVPGSTADMPELPKQEQAISIRGLTPGMGFSLAECCHPLPGDRIVGVRKPGEGVQVHAIDCFELASGIDADWVDLSWGERSQGATSRLRVVLHNRPGTLAEMAGIFASSHANVTHLELTQRDDPFHTYELDLEVQDLAHLTRILSALRASDAVSQADRA, encoded by the coding sequence ATGCTGCGCCAGTATGAACTTATCGAACGGGTCAAGGCCTATGACCCGGACGCCGACGAGGCGATGCTGAACCGCGCCTATGTGTTCACGGTGCAGAAGCATGGCAGCCAGAAGCGCGCCAGCGGCGATCCGTATTTCAGCCATCCGATCGAGGTCGCGGGCCTGATGACGGATCTGAAGCTGGACCAGGAAACCATCGCCACCGCGCTGCTGCACGATACGGTGGAAGATACGCTCGCCACCATCCAGGATATCGAGGACAATTTCGGGCCGGACGTCGCGCGGCTGGTGGACGGCGTCACCAAGCTCAGCAAGATCGAGCAGATGCCGGAGAACGAGCGCGCGGCGGAAAACCTGCGCAAGTTCCTGCTCGCCATGTCCGAAGACCTGCGCGTGCTGCTGGTGAAGCTGGCGGACCGGCTGCACAACATGCGCACGCTGCATTTCATCAAGAACCCGGAAAAACGCCGCCGCATCGCGCGCGAGACGATGGATATCTACGCCCCGCTGGCGGAGCGGGTGGGCATGTATGAATATATGCGCGAAATGCAGTCGCTTGCCTTCGAGCAGCTGGAGCCGGAAGGCTATGCCACGCTGACCAAGCGGCTGGAGCAGATCCGCGAGCAGGACGGCGGGCAGGTTGATGCCATCGCGCTGACCATCAAGCACGCGCTGGCCGATACGGGCCTGCAGGTGGAGGTTTCGGGGCGCGAGAAGCAGCCTTTCTCCATCTGGCGCAAGATGGCCGAGCGGCACGTCTCCTTCGAGCAGATCACGGACATCTTCGCCTTCCGCGTCATCTGCGAGAGCGAGGCCGACTGCTACGCTGCGCTGGGCGTGCTGCATACGGTGTGGCAGTTCATTCCCGGGCGCTTCAAGGATTACATCTCCACGCCCAAGAACAATGGCTATCGCTCCATCCACACCAGCCTGATCTACGAAAACTCCATGCGCGTGGAGGTGCAGATCCGCACGCGCGACATGCACCGGCTGAACGAATTCGGGCTGGCCGCGCATTGGGCGTACAAGCAGGTGGACCGGCCCGATGGCCAGGTCGGCTGGCTGCGCGACCTGATCGAGATCGTCGATGCCAGCCACGATGCGGAAGAGCTGCTGGAGCATACCCGAATGGCGGTCTACCAGGACCGCATATTCGCCTTCACGCCTAAGGGTGCGCTGTTCCAGCTGCCCAAGGGTGCGACGCCGGTGGACTTCGCCTTTGCCGTGCATACGGACCTTGGCGCGCAGACCGTGGGCGCGAAGATCAACGGCCGCCACGTGCCGCTGCGCACCGTGCTTGACAATGGCGATGTGGTGGAGATCATCAAGGGGCCGGACGCCGCGCCGCAGCTGAGCTGGCTGGGCTTCGTCGCCACCGGCAAGGCGCGCGCCAGCATTCGCCGCGCCGTGCGCCTGAAGGAACGCGACGAGGTGGCCGAGATCGGCCGCATGCTATTCGACGATATCTCCGCTCGCCTGCCCGCGAAGATCGGCAAGAAGGCGCTGCGCGATGCGGTGAAACGGCTGGAAATGGAGGACGAGGAAGAGCTGATGTTCGCCATCGGCGCGGCCAAGGTTTCCGACCGCGAAGTGATGGAGGCGCTGGTCCCCGGCTCCACCGCCGACATGCCGGAGCTTCCCAAGCAGGAACAGGCGATTTCGATCCGCGGGCTGACGCCGGGCATGGGCTTCAGCCTGGCGGAATGCTGCCACCCGCTGCCGGGCGACCGGATCGTGGGCGTCCGCAAGCCGGGCGAGGGGGTGCAGGTGCACGCCATCGACTGCTTCGAACTGGCGAGCGGCATCGATGCGGACTGGGTGGACCTGTCATGGGGCGAACGCAGCCAGGGCGCGACCAGCCGCCTGCGCGTGGTGCTGCATAACCGCCCGGGCACGCTGGCGGAAATGGCCGGTATCTTCGCCAGCAGCCACGCCAATGTCACGCATCTGGAGCTGACCCAGCGCGACGACCCGTTCCACACGTACGAGCTGGACCTGGAAGTGCAGGACCTCGCGCACCTCACCCGCATCCTCTCCGCCCTGCGCGCCAGCGACGCGGTGTCGCAGGCGGACCGGGCCTGA